In Notamacropus eugenii isolate mMacEug1 chromosome 1, mMacEug1.pri_v2, whole genome shotgun sequence, one genomic interval encodes:
- the TRIM32 gene encoding E3 ubiquitin-protein ligase TRIM32, translating into MATASHLNLDALREVLECPICLESFTEEVLRPKLLHCGHTVCRHCLEKLLASSINGVRCPFCSKVTRITNLSLLADNLTILKLIDTAGLNEAMSLLMCRTCGRRLPRQFCKSCGMLLCEPCRTAKHSLPKHSVLPIKEAAEERRRHFGEKLAQLREMVRELQLRKQTLEKVSKDLQGRYKAVLLEYGREERRIQQELARSRKFFTGSLAEVEKANSQVIEEQGYLLNIAEVQAVSRCDYFLAKLKQADVAILEEITDEEEPELKANLPQELTLQDVELLKMGHVGPLQIGQAVKKPRTVNVEEPWVEEVDTTSMTIREMDGSSDDMTPSPRSSPSRQRKAEATASIQQCHFIKKMGAKGSTPGMFNLPVSLHVTNQGEVLVADRGNFRIQVFSRKGFLKEIRRSPSGIDSFVLSFLGADLPNLTPLSVAMNCQGLIGVTDSYDNSVKVYTLEGHCIACHRSQLSKPWGITALPSGQFVVTDVEGGKLWCFTVDRSAGVVKFNCLCGAVRPKFVTCDAEGTIYFTQGLGLNLENRQIEHHLEGGFSIGSVGPDGQLGRQISHFFSENEDFRCIAGMCVDARGDLIVADSSRREILHFPKGGGYNVLIREGLICPVDIALTPKGQLLVLDCWDHCIKIYSYHLRRYSTP; encoded by the coding sequence ATGGCTACAGCTTCCCACCTGAATCTGGATGCTCTTCGGGAAGTGCTAGAATGCCCCATCTGCCTGGAATCCTTCACTGAAGAGGTTTTACGCCCCAAGCTCCTTCATTGTGGCCACACTGTCTGCCGGCACTGTCTGGAGAAATTATTGGCAAGCAGCATCAATGGTGTCCGCTGTCCCTTCTGTAGCAAGGTCACACGAATCACCAACCTATCCTTGCTGGCTGACAACCTGACCATACTGAAGCTCATTGACACAGCCGGGCTGAATGAGGCCATGTCACTGTTGATGTGTCGGACCTGTGGGCGGCGACTACCTAGACAGTTCTGCAAGAGCTGTGGCATGTTGCTTTGTGAGCCCTGTAGGACAGCAAAGCACTCATTGCCCAAACACAGTGTGCTCCCCATCAAGGAAGCAGCTGAGGAGAGGCGCCGTCACTTTGGTGAGAAGCTTGCTCAGCTGCGGGAGATGGTCAGAGAATTGCAACTGCGGAAGCAGACCCTGGAAAAGGTTTCCAAAGACTTGCAGGGCCGCTACAAGGCAGTTCTCCTGGAATATGGGCGGGAAGAGCGGCGGATCCAGCAGGAACTTGCCCGCTCACGCAAGTTCTTCACAGGATCCCTGGCAGAGGTGGAAAAGGCCAATAGCCAAGTGATAGAGGAACAGGGATATTTGCTAAATATCGCCGAGGTACAGGCTGTGTCTCGTTGTGACTACTTCCTGGCCAAGCTCAAACAGGCAGATGTGGCGATTTTGGAAGAGATAACTGATGAGGAGGAACCAGAGCTGAAAGCCAACCTGCCCCAGGAACTGACCTTGCAAGATGTGGAGCTCCTCAAGATGGGTCATGTTGGCCCACTCCAGATTGGCCAGGCAGTTAAGAAGCCCCGGACAGTCAATGTAGAGGAGCCCTGGGTTGAGGAAGTTGATACCACCTCTATGACAATCCGGGAGATGGACGGAAGCTCAGATGATATGACCCCTAGTCCTCGATCTTCACCTTCCCGTCAGCGAAAAGCTGAGGCAACTGCCAGCATACAACAGTGCCATTTTATCAAGAAGATGGGGGCTAAGGGCAGCACACCAGGCATGTTTAACCTTCCCGTTAGCCTCCATGTCACCAATCAGGGTGAAGTGCTGGTAGCTGATCGGGGGAATTTCCGGATCCAGGTCTTCTCGCGCAAGGGCTTCCTGAAGGAGATTCGGCGCAGTCCCAGTGGCATCGACAGTTTTGTGCTCAGTTTCCTTGGGGCTGATCTGCCCAATCTGACCCCACTGTCAGTGGCCATGAACTGCCAAGGACTGATTGGTGTGACTGACAGCTATGACAACTCTGTCAAGGTATACACTTTAGAAGGCCATTGTATTGCTTGCCACCGGAGTCAGCTGAGCAAGCCCTGGGGCATTACTGCACTGCCCTCAGGACAGTTTGTGGTTACTGATGTGGAAGGAGGCAAACTGTGGTGCTTTACAGTTGACCGATCAGCTGGAGTGGTCAAGTTCAATTGTCTCTGTGGCGCTGTTCGGCCCAAGTTTGTTACCTGTGATGCTGAAGGCACTATCTATTTCACCCAGGGGCTGGGCCTCAACCTGGAGAACCGACAGATTGAGCACCACCTTGAGGGTGGTTTCTCCATTGGTTCTGTGGGCCCTGATGGGCAGCTGGGCCGTCAGATCAGCCACTTTTTCTCTGAGAATGAGGATTTCCGCTGTATTGCTGGAATGTGTGTGGATGCTCGTGGGGACCTCATTGTTGCCGATAGCAGCCGAAGGGAGATCCTTCATTTCCCCAAGGGTGGTGGCTATAATGTCCTTATCCGGGAGGGACTCATTTGTCCTGTAGACATTGCTCTTACTCCAAAAGGGCAGCTGCTGGTGCTAGATTGTTGGGATCACTGCATCAAGATCTACAGTTACCACTTAAGAAGATATTCTACCCCTTAA